The genomic segment GAGTTGCGAAGCGTGTGGCGGCCAATCCGCCGTCGCCATGCCGGCGGCCGTCGCCATCGAATTCGTTCATACGTTCAGCCTGATTCACGACGACCTGCCGGCGCTGGACAACGACGATCTGCGGCGCGGGCGGCCAACGAATCATCGCGTCTTTGGCGAGGCCGCGGCGATCCTGGCGGGGGATGGCCTGCTCGCGCTGGCCTTTGAAACGATCGCGCGCGGCGTGAGCGATGCACGAATCGCAGCGGAGCAGATCGCCGAACTGGCCGGGGCGACCGGCGCAGCCGGCATGATCGGCGGCGAGGCGCTCGACCTGGAAGGCGAGCGGCAGCCCCCGAGTGAGCCGCTTTCGACTACAATCTCCCGAATGAAGACCGCGCGGCTGATCGAGTCGGCGTGCCGACTCGGAGCCATCGCCGCACGTGCATCATCGGCGCAGCGCGATGCATTGGGTCGCTACGGTCAAGCGCTGGGCATGGCGTTCCAGATCGCGGACGATTTACTGGACGCATCGGGCGACGGCGAGCGGTTGGGCAAGCGCGTGCAGAAAGATGCCGACGCGGGCAAACAAACGCTCGTGCGGGCCGTAGGGATGGAGGCGGCGCGCGAAGCGGCCCGGCGGTTCGCCGGGGAAGCGTCGGCGGCGGCGGCGGAACTGGGAGCCGGCGGCGTTCGGCTGGCCGCGCTGGCTGATTATGTAATCTGTCGCGATTCGTAGGGAGGCGGATCGCGCCCGTGGAGACTCAAGGAACGAATGGACCGAATCCTGTCGAATCTGCATGACCCGGCGTTGCTGCGCGACCTGAATCCGGCGCAACTCACCCAGTTGGCGGGCGAAATCCGCGAACGCATCATCGAAGTCGTCGGGCGAAACGGCGGCCACCTCGCCAGCAACCTCGGCGTCGTGGAACTCACCATCGCCCTGCACCGCGTCTTTGATTTCCGAAGCGATCGGCTGCTCTGGGATGTCGGCCATCAGGCGTATGTCCACAAGCTTCTCACCGGTCGCAACGAGCGCTTTGACACGCTTCGCAAGGCCGGCGGCATCAGCGGTTTTCCCAACATCGAAGAAAGCGAGTATGACCTGTTCAACGTCGGGCATGCCGGCACAGCCATTCCGACGGCGGTCGGCATGGCCCGCGGGTCGGCCGCGTTGCAGGATGGTCGCCGCGTGGTGGCGCTGGTCGGCGATGCGAGCATCTTCAACGGCGTGGCGTTCGAGGGGTTGAACCAGGCGGGCACGTTGCGCCGTCAACTGCTCGTGATTCTCAACGACAACTCGATGGGGATCGCCCCGACGCAGGGCGGCATGGCGGAATACCTCGCGAAGTTCCGCACGAGCACGATCTACGAAGAATTGAAGAAAAAGGTCAAGCGTTACCTGCCCAACGTGCCGCTCGTAGGCAAAGCCGCCTTTGACGCACTGGATCATCTGAAGGAAGGCCTCAAGGCGACGATCTCGCCGCACCAGATTTTCGAGCAGCTCGGCTTCCTGTACGTCGGCCCGACCGACGGGCACGACCTGCCGCACCTGATTGAATTGCTCGAAGGCCTGAAAGACGTTGACCATCCCGTGCTGCTGCACGTTCACACGCAGAAAGGCCGCGGGGCCGAGTGGGCCTGCGCCGATCCGACGACGTTCCACAGCCCCAAGCCGTTCAAGGTCGAGGGCTGCCGCGTGGAGATCCAATCGGGCGGGCGCAGCTACACCGCGGCCTTCGCCGACGCGCTGATCAACGTCGCGCGCGATGACCGCCGCGTGTTCGCGTTCACAGCCGCCATGCCCGACGGCACCGGCACGGCGAAGTTTCAGAAGGTGTTCCCCGAGCGCTATCTTGATGTGGGGATCGCCGAGAGCGCAACGGTCGATATCGCCGCCGGCATGTGCAAGGCGGGCATGCGTCCGGTTGTCGCGATCTACTCGACGTTTCTCCAGCGCGCGTTTGACCAGGTGTTTCAAGAAGTCGCGCTCCAACGATTGCCCGTCATCTTCTGCCTCGATCGCGCCGGACTCGTCGGCGGCGACGGCCCGGTGCATCACGGTTTCGCTGACATTGCGTACCTGCGCGTGATGCCGGGGTTCGTGCTGATGGCGCCGGGCGACGGCGACGAGATCGAAGCAGCGCTGCGCTTGGCGCTCACGCTCGACAAGCCCTGCGCAATTCGCTACCCGCGCGACAGCGTGCCGCAGGGTCTGTACGCCCCGAGCGCGACGCCGCCTTTTGAACTGGGGCAATCGGTCGCGCTCCGCACCGGTGTCGACGGGACGATCCTCGCCTATGGCGGACCGTGCCGGGCGGCTTTGGAGGCGGCCGAACTGCTCGCGGCGGACGGCGTGAATTTCCAGGTGGTCAATGCACGGTTCGCCAAACCGGTGGACCGCGACATGATCGCGCAGGCGATCGCACGCGGCGGTCCCGTGCTGACCGTGGAGGATCATTCCATCGCCGGCGGGTTCGGGTCGGCTGTTCTCGAAACTGCCGTGGACATGAGGCTGAACACGACGAACATCGTGATGCTCGGCATTCCCGAGAATCGCTTCATCGCGCACGGCCCGCGCGCCGGACAACTGGCCGAGGTTGGGATCGACGCCGCGGGCATTGCGGCGGCTGCCCGGCGCGCCTTGCCCGTTCCGCGCGAGCGCGCGGTCTCACCGATCGAACCACGCGCCGCCGCGCCGGTCGTCGTCACGCCCTAGCGATGTCGTTCAGTATTCCCGCCGCTCGCGAACCGACGGAATGTTGAGCTGCGCGCGGTACTTGGCCACGGTGCGCCGGGCGATCGGCGTGCCGCCGGATTCGGTGAGAAGCTTGACGATTTCATCATCGGACAGAGGGTTCTTCTTGTCCTCCTTGTCGATGATTTCCTTCACTTTGGCCTTGATGCTGTTCCAACTGACGGCTTCACCGCTGCCGTCGGTCGTGCCGCCGGTGAAAAACATGCGCAGCGGAAAGATGCCGCGGGGCGTCTGGATGTACTTCCCGTCCACCGTGCGGCTGATCGTCGACGCGTCGCAATTCAACTCTTCGGCGAGATCACGCATGCGCA from the Planctomycetia bacterium genome contains:
- a CDS encoding 1-deoxy-D-xylulose-5-phosphate synthase, giving the protein MDRILSNLHDPALLRDLNPAQLTQLAGEIRERIIEVVGRNGGHLASNLGVVELTIALHRVFDFRSDRLLWDVGHQAYVHKLLTGRNERFDTLRKAGGISGFPNIEESEYDLFNVGHAGTAIPTAVGMARGSAALQDGRRVVALVGDASIFNGVAFEGLNQAGTLRRQLLVILNDNSMGIAPTQGGMAEYLAKFRTSTIYEELKKKVKRYLPNVPLVGKAAFDALDHLKEGLKATISPHQIFEQLGFLYVGPTDGHDLPHLIELLEGLKDVDHPVLLHVHTQKGRGAEWACADPTTFHSPKPFKVEGCRVEIQSGGRSYTAAFADALINVARDDRRVFAFTAAMPDGTGTAKFQKVFPERYLDVGIAESATVDIAAGMCKAGMRPVVAIYSTFLQRAFDQVFQEVALQRLPVIFCLDRAGLVGGDGPVHHGFADIAYLRVMPGFVLMAPGDGDEIEAALRLALTLDKPCAIRYPRDSVPQGLYAPSATPPFELGQSVALRTGVDGTILAYGGPCRAALEAAELLAADGVNFQVVNARFAKPVDRDMIAQAIARGGPVLTVEDHSIAGGFGSAVLETAVDMRLNTTNIVMLGIPENRFIAHGPRAGQLAEVGIDAAGIAAAARRALPVPRERAVSPIEPRAAAPVVVTP
- a CDS encoding polyprenyl synthetase family protein, which gives rise to MRSADPGAQATDAESRSPGAPSPSDAPLSDPEGTSDPADIRRQLAATAKDIDDAIGLFFDKYINRPPDGGPDQSATLAKAMRYSLDAGGKRLRPALVLWSCEACGGQSAVAMPAAVAIEFVHTFSLIHDDLPALDNDDLRRGRPTNHRVFGEAAAILAGDGLLALAFETIARGVSDARIAAEQIAELAGATGAAGMIGGEALDLEGERQPPSEPLSTTISRMKTARLIESACRLGAIAARASSAQRDALGRYGQALGMAFQIADDLLDASGDGERLGKRVQKDADAGKQTLVRAVGMEAAREAARRFAGEASAAAAELGAGGVRLAALADYVICRDS